In the Verrucomicrobiia bacterium genome, one interval contains:
- the rplE gene encoding 50S ribosomal protein L5, with product MAEAKTATKAPATAARLKALYTSKFADELQKELELPNRNQVPKLEKIVLNVGLGKAKDDKKIMEVAANTLRKITGQQPIETVAKNSIAGFKLREGNKIGLKVTLRGNYMYEFMDRLINIVLPRFRDFHGVKTTAFDKSGNFSLGLTDQSVFPELTFEETTTVHGMQVVFVITCQEPAHARALLEKFGMPFQKGAK from the coding sequence ATGGCTGAAGCAAAAACCGCTACAAAAGCGCCAGCAACTGCTGCACGCCTGAAAGCTCTGTACACCAGCAAGTTCGCCGACGAGCTACAGAAGGAGCTTGAGCTCCCTAACCGCAACCAGGTTCCAAAATTGGAAAAGATTGTTCTGAACGTTGGACTTGGCAAAGCCAAGGACGACAAAAAGATCATGGAAGTTGCCGCCAATACACTTCGCAAGATCACCGGCCAGCAACCCATAGAGACTGTTGCCAAGAATTCTATCGCCGGTTTCAAGCTGCGCGAAGGCAACAAGATCGGCCTAAAAGTTACATTACGCGGTAACTATATGTACGAATTCATGGATCGCCTGATTAACATTGTGCTACCACGTTTTCGTGACTTCCACGGCGTTAAGACCACTGCCTTTGACAAGTCCGGCAACTTTAGCCTGGGCCTCACCGACCAATCAGTCTTTCCTGAGCTTACCTTTGAAGAGACAACAACCGTCCATGGCATGCAAGTGGTATTTGTAATCACCTGCCAAGAACCCGCACATGCCCGTGCATTGCTAGAAAAGTTTGGTATGCCCTTTCAGAAAGGAGCTAAGTAA
- the rpsN gene encoding 30S ribosomal protein S14, protein MAKKSMIARDLKRQKMADRFAAKRAELKKVGDRDGLHNLPRNSSPTRRKNRCVETGRPRGFMRQFGLSRISFREHASKGEIPGVTKSSW, encoded by the coding sequence ATGGCTAAGAAATCTATGATTGCCCGCGATTTGAAGCGCCAAAAGATGGCAGATCGCTTTGCAGCCAAGCGAGCCGAATTGAAAAAGGTTGGCGACCGCGACGGTCTGCATAATCTGCCGCGCAACAGTTCGCCCACACGGCGCAAGAACCGGTGTGTCGAAACCGGCCGGCCGCGTGGCTTTATGCGCCAATTCGGCCTGAGCCGCATTAGTTTCCGCGAACACGCAAGCAAGGGCGAAATCCCTGGTGTAACAAAATCAAGCTGGTAA
- the rpsH gene encoding 30S ribosomal protein S8, with translation MSTTSTDPIADMLSRIRNAIAVSKSEISMPHSKVKESVAKLLKDNRYVDSVNVEDARVGKTLKITINGPQKNSRITEIKRMSTPGRRYYASADQIPTVKRGRGVVIISTSKGMMTGAEAKKQGVGGELICKIY, from the coding sequence GTGAGTACTACATCAACCGACCCAATCGCAGACATGCTGTCTCGCATTCGTAACGCTATTGCTGTTAGCAAGAGCGAGATCAGCATGCCACACAGCAAAGTTAAAGAATCTGTTGCCAAGCTGCTAAAAGACAATCGCTACGTAGATAGCGTTAACGTCGAAGACGCACGTGTTGGCAAAACACTAAAAATTACCATCAACGGCCCGCAAAAGAACTCCCGGATCACCGAGATCAAGCGCATGAGTACCCCTGGCCGTCGTTACTACGCCAGCGCAGACCAGATCCCAACGGTCAAGCGTGGCCGTGGCGTTGTCATCATTAGCACTTCCAAGGGCATGATGACTGGCGCCGAAGCCAAGAAGCAAGGTGTTGGTGGTGAATTAATTTGTAAGATTTACTAA
- the rplF gene encoding 50S ribosomal protein L6, with the protein MSRIGKLPIDIPSGVTITVDPDWITVAGSKGTLKQFTMPGVTVKQEDNQVVVTRINDEAPNRAKHGLMRTLVANMIEGVSKGFEKKLELNGVGFRVALAGPGLKFNIGFSHEVNYALPQGVSAKVESNIITVSGIDKQQVGQVAAEIRALKKPEPYKGKGIKYVGERIIRKSGKSGKDK; encoded by the coding sequence ATGAGTCGTATAGGAAAACTGCCCATCGATATACCGAGCGGCGTGACAATCACTGTCGACCCTGACTGGATTACTGTAGCGGGGAGCAAAGGCACCCTCAAGCAGTTCACCATGCCGGGCGTGACAGTTAAACAAGAAGACAATCAAGTTGTCGTCACCCGCATAAATGACGAAGCGCCAAACCGTGCCAAGCACGGGCTGATGCGCACACTGGTTGCCAACATGATAGAAGGCGTCAGCAAAGGCTTTGAGAAAAAGCTAGAGCTAAACGGCGTCGGCTTCCGTGTAGCGTTGGCTGGTCCTGGTCTGAAGTTCAATATTGGTTTCTCGCACGAGGTCAATTACGCACTGCCACAGGGCGTATCCGCCAAAGTAGAAAGTAATATTATTACAGTGTCTGGCATAGACAAACAACAGGTCGGCCAAGTCGCCGCTGAGATTCGTGCCCTCAAGAAGCCAGAACCCTACAAGGGCAAAGGTATTAAGTACGTTGGCGAGCGGATTATCCGTAAGTCAGGTAAGTCAGGTAAGGACAAGTAG
- the rplR gene encoding 50S ribosomal protein L18 encodes MNRITHKIQNLSRRRNRVRSTVSGTAERPRLSVHVSNKHVSAQIIDDTAHKTIAQISTVGQKDALGTMTERATWVGTQIAKKAKTAKVRQVVFDRGGRLYHGRIKALADAARAGGLEF; translated from the coding sequence ATGAACAGAATAACTCATAAGATCCAGAATCTTTCCCGCCGACGCAATCGTGTTCGTTCAACCGTGTCCGGCACTGCTGAACGTCCTCGCCTGAGCGTGCACGTCAGCAACAAGCACGTGAGTGCACAGATTATTGACGATACCGCTCACAAAACCATTGCGCAGATCAGTACGGTTGGCCAAAAGGATGCCCTGGGCACCATGACCGAGCGCGCTACCTGGGTTGGTACCCAAATTGCAAAAAAGGCTAAGACTGCCAAAGTTCGTCAGGTCGTATTCGACCGCGGTGGCCGTCTGTACCATGGCCGCATAAAGGCCCTGGCTGACGCAGCCCGCGCCGGAGGATTGGAGTTCTAA
- the rpsE gene encoding 30S ribosomal protein S5, whose protein sequence is MADQREQRRGRHDNRPPQEEKQFDERVVNIDRVARVVKGGRRFRFRALVVLGDHKGRVGIGISKGADVTTAVAKAVEVAKKSMVTIHMYNDTIPHEAETKVSGARILIKPAAPGTGLIAGGVVRTVLEVTGIKNALSKSLGSSNKINIAYATLAALQSVVPADKWVTNQGEKKTSTKKSVAKESVK, encoded by the coding sequence ATGGCAGACCAAAGAGAACAACGAAGAGGCCGGCACGACAACCGACCGCCGCAAGAAGAAAAACAGTTCGACGAGCGCGTTGTAAACATCGACCGTGTTGCCCGTGTGGTTAAGGGCGGTCGCCGCTTCCGATTCCGCGCGCTGGTTGTCCTTGGCGACCACAAGGGTAGGGTAGGCATTGGCATCTCAAAGGGTGCTGACGTGACTACAGCCGTTGCCAAGGCCGTAGAAGTAGCCAAGAAGAGTATGGTGACCATCCATATGTACAACGACACTATCCCGCACGAGGCCGAGACGAAAGTCAGTGGTGCTCGTATCCTCATTAAGCCAGCCGCTCCTGGTACTGGTCTGATTGCAGGCGGTGTTGTTCGTACCGTGCTGGAAGTAACTGGTATCAAGAATGCATTGTCCAAGTCACTTGGCTCAAGCAACAAAATCAATATTGCCTACGCCACCCTAGCTGCACTGCAAAGTGTTGTGCCTGCTGACAAGTGGGTGACGAATCAGGGCGAGAAGAAAACCTCCACGAAAAAGTCCGTAGCCAAGGAGAGCGTAAAATGA
- the rplO gene encoding 50S ribosomal protein L15, with the protein MKYNELNLTKKRSPKRVGRGIAAGQGKTAGRGTKGQGARKSGGVRPGFEGGQTPLTKRLPKLPGFTSHRPKVENVYTGQLEAFAGKTADNFTVAEAGLTTSPYVKVKLIVQGDITKKVTVKLQGASESAIAAVQKAGGSFDKVPQVKRQPKEKPETK; encoded by the coding sequence ATGAAGTACAACGAATTAAACCTAACCAAAAAGCGCAGCCCCAAGCGAGTGGGACGCGGCATCGCAGCTGGACAGGGTAAGACTGCCGGTCGGGGAACCAAGGGCCAAGGCGCTCGCAAGAGCGGTGGTGTTCGCCCCGGATTTGAAGGTGGCCAGACACCCCTTACTAAGCGACTGCCTAAGTTGCCTGGCTTTACGTCTCACCGACCAAAGGTCGAGAACGTCTATACCGGCCAACTCGAAGCTTTTGCGGGCAAAACCGCTGACAACTTTACGGTCGCAGAAGCTGGCTTAACCACCAGCCCCTACGTCAAAGTAAAGCTGATAGTCCAGGGCGACATTACCAAGAAAGTTACCGTCAAACTCCAGGGTGCCAGCGAGAGCGCCATTGCAGCCGTCCAAAAAGCCGGTGGTAGCTTTGACAAAGTGCCGCAAGTAAAACGTCAGCCAAAAGAAAAGCCAGAAACCAAGTAG
- a CDS encoding ABC transporter ATP-binding protein, giving the protein MSNKTQKKRDKHITREIHRLFWRHTLNNPLRLVLGMSGRFPAFMTTHLLMPLVVANALQAIIERQFDSITGYAYQLLLLAAIFSVLWAISNYLVIGTVARAGRNIQREVFANFLHKDYDFYANTYFGALGDQASRLREAFIGDYCGVFLLAVPKQLVVIVGGIVVIATKSPLLALVTLGAMASVLGFTMLTSSMRIKWRRKVSEESSAIAAKLGDALTQAPAVKSFASEDYESKRLDHNLNLWERAQFTAWMSSVPADAGRYFLVALATAILLVMTGRMYRDGAISIAIVALVQLYVVKMVAATIDINDIIKSYESAVGGAYQPIKTMLIQPTIVDSAKPDKLPRRAKYPVTLQSVSYKYDNTAKDAVAVRDFTLDIAPGEKVGLVGFSGSGKTTLTKLLLRFMDITSGSIAIAGKDIRSIAQKDLRRHISYVPQEPLLFHRSIAENIAYSKPTASNKELKHAAKMAYVTEFIEELPERYNTLVGERGVKLSGGQRQRVAIARAILKDAPILVLDEATSALDSRSEQLIQKALWSLMEDRTALVIAHRLSTIQRMDRIVVMDKGKVVQVGTHRELLRDKKGIYAELWAHQSGGYIGVPAEPEDDVGAISVA; this is encoded by the coding sequence ATGAGCAATAAGACCCAAAAAAAGCGCGACAAACATATTACGCGCGAGATACATCGTTTGTTCTGGAGGCACACCCTCAACAACCCGCTTCGGCTTGTTCTGGGTATGTCCGGACGATTCCCGGCTTTTATGACAACACACCTCTTGATGCCGCTGGTTGTTGCCAACGCCCTGCAGGCCATCATCGAGAGGCAATTTGACAGTATTACTGGCTATGCGTACCAGCTGCTTCTACTGGCAGCCATCTTCTCGGTCCTGTGGGCCATCAGTAACTACCTGGTTATTGGAACAGTTGCCAGGGCTGGCAGGAACATACAAAGAGAAGTATTTGCCAACTTCCTACACAAAGATTATGACTTTTATGCCAATACCTATTTTGGCGCATTGGGCGATCAAGCCTCGCGTCTGCGCGAAGCATTTATCGGTGACTACTGCGGCGTTTTCCTTTTGGCCGTTCCTAAGCAACTGGTAGTCATAGTCGGAGGGATTGTGGTGATTGCAACCAAATCACCACTTCTAGCGCTCGTAACGCTGGGAGCTATGGCGTCAGTATTAGGATTTACCATGCTTACCAGCAGTATGCGTATAAAGTGGCGCCGAAAGGTCAGCGAAGAAAGTAGCGCTATCGCTGCCAAACTTGGTGATGCGCTAACACAAGCGCCGGCCGTAAAAAGCTTTGCCTCAGAAGATTACGAAAGTAAAAGGCTTGATCACAACCTTAACCTCTGGGAACGTGCTCAGTTTACTGCATGGATGTCCTCTGTACCCGCAGATGCCGGACGTTATTTCTTGGTTGCTCTTGCCACAGCCATTCTGCTGGTTATGACCGGTCGTATGTACCGGGATGGTGCTATATCGATTGCCATCGTCGCTCTTGTGCAACTATACGTCGTAAAAATGGTTGCAGCCACGATTGATATCAATGACATTATCAAATCTTATGAATCTGCTGTAGGTGGTGCATACCAGCCTATAAAAACCATGCTGATACAGCCTACCATCGTAGACAGCGCAAAGCCGGATAAGTTACCAAGACGAGCCAAATACCCCGTTACCCTTCAGTCCGTGTCATATAAATATGACAATACAGCCAAAGACGCAGTAGCGGTGCGTGATTTTACATTAGACATTGCCCCTGGCGAGAAAGTAGGGCTGGTTGGCTTTTCTGGCAGCGGCAAAACAACACTGACCAAACTGCTACTTCGATTCATGGACATCACGAGCGGCAGCATTGCCATAGCCGGCAAAGACATTCGGTCTATCGCCCAAAAAGACCTACGTCGCCATATATCATACGTACCACAGGAACCGTTACTGTTCCACCGAAGCATTGCCGAAAACATTGCCTACAGCAAACCTACTGCTAGCAATAAAGAGCTAAAACACGCCGCTAAAATGGCCTACGTCACGGAGTTCATAGAAGAGCTGCCCGAGCGGTACAACACCTTAGTTGGCGAGCGGGGAGTCAAATTGTCTGGTGGCCAACGCCAGCGCGTGGCCATAGCCCGTGCCATTCTAAAAGACGCCCCCATCCTGGTCCTGGACGAAGCCACCAGTGCTCTAGACAGTCGCAGTGAACAACTCATTCAAAAAGCTCTATGGAGTCTTATGGAAGACCGGACCGCCTTAGTGATCGCTCACCGGCTCAGCACCATTCAGCGCATGGACCGCATTGTGGTTATGGATAAGGGCAAGGTGGTCCAAGTTGGTACGCACAGGGAACTCCTAAGAGACAAGAAGGGCATATATGCCGAATTGTGGGCACACCAAAGCGGTGGCTACATTGGGGTACCGGCTGAACCAGAGGATGATGTAGGTGCCATATCTGTTGCATAG
- the secY gene encoding preprotein translocase subunit SecY, giving the protein MRNRVLAVLGMLLIFRVLAHIPIPLSDPETLKQVLENLFSSKDTPELLSFIDVLSGGALANFSIMLIGLGPYINASIIMQLLTKAIPQLETLNKEGEFGRRKINQYTRILTLPLAIIQSIGAIYLVRQSALQIGGIGDITANTSITQWVLMVAALTGGAMLVMWLGELITEQSVGNGISLVITIGIVSQLPTTITSLVTGIFSGANKVNLFGWQFAVDRHNAIIGAVLLITTVVITVLIVKLNEASRKITINYAKRIQGSRAYGGVSTILPVKLITAGVVPIIFAVAFLSVPAFAGQLLTSAGSARLQSIGTNLAAWFQTPSPQTFLQEGITPYIYPITYFVLVFMFTFFYTSITFNSKEIAENLQKQGGFIEGVRQGNSTEKYLAKVLNRLTLFGAIALGFLALIPIIGQVFLETNIALGGTSILILVSVALETLRQIESRALMVTYDQYEQPDFFYDQDQPALAATGARRLRFLPGRKKSNK; this is encoded by the coding sequence ATGCGTAACCGCGTGTTGGCAGTGCTTGGCATGTTATTAATATTTCGCGTCCTTGCTCATATTCCGATTCCTTTGAGCGACCCTGAAACCCTTAAACAAGTTCTAGAGAATCTCTTTAGCTCTAAAGATACCCCCGAACTCCTTAGTTTTATAGATGTTTTGTCTGGAGGAGCTTTGGCTAATTTCTCCATTATGCTGATTGGCCTGGGGCCATACATCAACGCCAGTATCATCATGCAGCTCCTCACCAAGGCCATTCCGCAGCTAGAGACACTCAACAAAGAAGGTGAGTTTGGGCGTCGCAAAATTAACCAGTACACCCGCATCCTGACCCTGCCACTGGCTATCATTCAGTCTATTGGTGCCATCTATCTAGTCCGCCAGTCTGCGCTTCAGATTGGTGGCATCGGCGACATCACCGCCAATACATCCATTACCCAATGGGTTTTGATGGTCGCAGCACTGACCGGTGGCGCCATGCTAGTGATGTGGCTAGGTGAACTCATCACCGAACAAAGTGTAGGAAACGGTATCTCACTGGTCATTACCATTGGCATTGTCAGCCAGCTACCAACGACTATCACCAGCCTTGTTACTGGTATCTTCAGTGGCGCCAACAAGGTAAACCTCTTTGGCTGGCAGTTCGCCGTAGACCGTCACAACGCCATTATTGGTGCAGTTTTGCTGATCACCACCGTTGTCATCACCGTACTGATCGTCAAACTTAACGAAGCCTCGCGTAAAATCACCATCAACTATGCCAAGCGCATCCAGGGCAGCCGAGCTTACGGCGGCGTATCGACCATACTACCCGTCAAGCTCATTACAGCTGGCGTGGTACCTATTATCTTTGCTGTCGCCTTCCTGAGTGTCCCAGCATTTGCTGGGCAGCTCCTGACCAGCGCAGGTAGCGCTCGGCTGCAGTCAATTGGCACCAACCTGGCCGCCTGGTTCCAGACACCTAGTCCGCAGACCTTCCTACAGGAAGGCATTACGCCCTATATTTATCCCATTACTTACTTTGTCTTGGTCTTTATGTTCACGTTCTTTTATACAAGCATCACCTTCAACAGTAAGGAAATTGCCGAGAACTTACAGAAGCAAGGTGGGTTTATCGAAGGGGTTCGCCAAGGTAACTCAACAGAGAAGTATCTGGCCAAAGTCCTAAATCGCCTGACGCTCTTTGGGGCAATTGCCCTTGGTTTCCTAGCACTTATTCCAATCATCGGACAAGTTTTCCTAGAGACCAATATCGCCCTCGGTGGCACCAGCATCTTGATTCTAGTGTCTGTAGCCCTTGAAACGCTGCGCCAGATAGAATCACGTGCTCTTATGGTCACATACGACCAGTATGAACAACCCGACTTCTTCTATGATCAAGACCAACCCGCCCTGGCTGCTACTGGTGCACGACGCCTTCGTTTTCTGCCGGGCCGTAAGAAGTCAAATAAATAA
- the infA gene encoding translation initiation factor IF-1: MAKNKEVIELAGVVTEALPGTQFRVELENGHQIIAHVAGKMRKHYIRLVPGDSVTVELTPYDLTKGRITYRKS; the protein is encoded by the coding sequence ATGGCCAAAAATAAGGAAGTAATCGAATTAGCGGGAGTAGTAACTGAGGCCCTCCCAGGGACTCAATTCCGCGTGGAACTCGAGAACGGTCACCAGATCATAGCCCATGTTGCTGGCAAGATGCGAAAACACTACATTCGTCTCGTACCCGGTGACAGCGTTACGGTAGAATTGACTCCTTACGATCTTACGAAGGGTCGGATAACGTACCGCAAGTCATAA
- the rpmJ gene encoding 50S ribosomal protein L36, which yields MKVRASVKKISPDDKIVRRKGRLYVINKFKPKHKQRQG from the coding sequence ATGAAAGTGCGTGCAAGTGTCAAAAAAATCAGTCCCGATGACAAGATCGTCCGCCGCAAAGGACGACTTTATGTTATTAACAAATTTAAGCCAAAGCACAAGCAAAGGCAGGGGTAG
- the rpsM gene encoding 30S ribosomal protein S13, with protein sequence MARISGVTIPDNKQVQISLTYVFGIGPKTAGEVLTAAKVEPTVRVKDLTDAEVGRIQDTINEKLTVEGELQRIVAGNVKRLKDINSYRGIRHKNNLPSRGQRTRTNGRTRRGRKVAVGGAQPKSASKT encoded by the coding sequence ATGGCTCGTATTTCCGGAGTAACCATTCCTGATAACAAACAGGTCCAAATCTCTCTGACGTATGTGTTCGGTATTGGCCCTAAGACTGCGGGCGAAGTCCTGACAGCCGCAAAGGTAGAGCCTACCGTGCGAGTCAAGGATCTGACCGACGCAGAAGTTGGTCGTATCCAGGACACTATCAACGAGAAACTAACGGTTGAGGGTGAACTGCAACGTATTGTTGCCGGCAACGTCAAGCGCTTAAAAGATATCAACAGCTATCGGGGCATTCGCCACAAGAATAATTTGCCTTCCCGGGGCCAGCGTACTCGTACTAACGGTCGCACACGCCGCGGTCGCAAAGTAGCAGTGGGCGGCGCACAACCTAAATCAGCGTCTAAGACATAG
- the rpsK gene encoding 30S ribosomal protein S11, whose product MADLPTATKKKKAKRSVPTGQMHVLATFNNTIITFTDTKGGALANSSAGACGFRGSKKGTAYAAQIATEKAGTAVKQLHGLTKVDVYIKGVGLGREAAVRSLTNLGIQVETIKDVTGVPHGGVRPRKARRV is encoded by the coding sequence ATGGCAGACCTACCTACAGCAACCAAGAAGAAGAAAGCCAAGCGCTCTGTGCCTACTGGACAGATGCATGTCTTGGCAACGTTCAATAACACGATCATTACCTTTACCGACACCAAGGGTGGCGCTCTAGCAAATAGCAGTGCCGGTGCCTGCGGTTTCCGCGGTAGCAAGAAGGGCACAGCGTATGCTGCCCAAATAGCTACCGAAAAGGCTGGAACTGCCGTCAAGCAGCTCCACGGTCTTACCAAGGTAGATGTATATATAAAGGGTGTGGGCCTCGGCCGCGAAGCAGCCGTTCGCAGCCTAACCAACCTTGGCATTCAAGTTGAAACCATCAAAGATGTAACAGGCGTACCCCACGGTGGCGTTCGTCCACGTAAGGCACGAAGGGTATAG
- the rpsD gene encoding 30S ribosomal protein S4, translating into MARDTQSIVKMSRREGYALHPKAHKALAKRTGPPGQQGGRYQRNKSSQYSLQLREKQKVKRLYGLLEKQFSNLMKEASRTPGQSGQVLLQYLEQRADNAVYRAGLAPSRRAARQLVTHGHFTLNGRRVDIPSIRMKAGDVLTVRDHSKATEYFKKIDDVSPAPSETPGWLKVNRKKFEITITGVPTREEAEPDLNEQLIVEYYSR; encoded by the coding sequence ATGGCACGAGATACCCAATCTATCGTTAAAATGTCACGCCGCGAAGGCTATGCGCTGCATCCCAAAGCCCACAAGGCTTTGGCCAAGCGCACCGGGCCTCCTGGACAGCAGGGCGGACGATATCAGCGCAACAAGTCGAGTCAATACTCTTTGCAGCTGCGTGAAAAACAAAAAGTAAAGCGCTTGTATGGCTTACTGGAAAAACAATTCAGTAATCTCATGAAAGAAGCTAGCCGCACACCCGGCCAGTCCGGACAGGTTTTGTTGCAGTACCTAGAACAGCGTGCTGATAACGCAGTCTACCGAGCAGGGCTTGCACCGTCACGACGGGCAGCTCGCCAGCTCGTAACCCATGGTCACTTTACGCTGAACGGCCGTCGCGTAGATATCCCGTCTATCCGCATGAAGGCTGGAGATGTTTTAACAGTACGTGACCACAGCAAGGCGACTGAATACTTCAAGAAGATTGACGACGTCAGCCCTGCACCATCAGAAACTCCCGGATGGTTGAAAGTTAATCGCAAGAAATTCGAAATAACCATTACTGGCGTGCCTACCCGCGAGGAAGCCGAGCCAGACTTAAACGAACAACTAATCGTGGAATACTACTCACGCTAA
- a CDS encoding DNA-directed RNA polymerase subunit alpha produces MSKIIHTPGVVKVDDHSPSSATFAVEPLHTGYGMTLGNSLRRVLLSSIAGAAITAFKVEGATHEFTTLKGVREDVVDIMLNLKGIRFRVFGSEAQSLRITKKGKGPVTAKDIQLNADVEVVNPDHVIATIDDDKTSLVMDLVVETGRGYRTIEEGTAKKASDMIAVDAIFSPVVRVRYKVENTRVGQMTDLDKLLLTIDTDSSITPRDAFEEAAAILVNQYTALAGQTRVESAAPISPTGDDDAATNDDAPELMTPIEDLNLSARTTNALINNEIHTLRDLFSLSDSELRELKGFGSKALDEVKEKLAELEL; encoded by the coding sequence ATGTCAAAGATAATTCACACACCAGGCGTTGTTAAAGTAGACGACCACAGTCCAAGTAGCGCCACTTTCGCAGTCGAGCCACTCCACACCGGCTATGGCATGACCCTCGGCAACAGCTTGCGACGCGTACTACTATCCAGCATTGCTGGCGCCGCTATCACAGCCTTTAAAGTAGAAGGCGCAACCCACGAATTCACCACCCTAAAGGGCGTGCGAGAAGACGTAGTTGATATTATGCTCAACCTAAAGGGTATCCGTTTCCGCGTTTTCGGCAGCGAAGCTCAGTCCTTGCGCATTACCAAAAAGGGCAAAGGCCCTGTTACCGCCAAAGACATCCAGCTAAACGCTGACGTAGAAGTAGTCAATCCCGACCATGTGATTGCTACTATCGACGATGATAAGACGTCGCTTGTCATGGACCTGGTGGTAGAAACCGGCCGTGGCTACCGTACCATCGAAGAAGGTACTGCCAAGAAGGCTAGTGACATGATTGCAGTTGACGCTATCTTTAGCCCAGTTGTACGTGTTCGCTACAAGGTAGAGAACACCCGCGTTGGCCAGATGACCGATCTAGATAAGCTACTGCTTACCATTGATACCGATAGCTCAATTACCCCACGCGACGCTTTTGAAGAAGCTGCTGCAATTCTAGTGAACCAGTACACTGCCCTGGCTGGACAAACTCGCGTCGAGAGTGCTGCGCCTATCAGCCCTACTGGCGACGATGACGCTGCCACCAACGATGACGCTCCTGAACTTATGACTCCTATCGAAGACCTGAACCTGAGCGCCCGCACCACCAATGCCCTGATCAACAACGAGATCCACACTTTGCGTGACTTGTTCTCGCTCAGCGATTCAGAGCTACGTGAACTGAAAGGCTTCGGCAGCAAAGCGCTGGATGAAGTCAAAGAAAAGCTAGCGGAGCTGGAGCTCTAA
- the rplQ gene encoding 50S ribosomal protein L17, which yields MHRHGYKGRKFHRERDQRQALIKSLAESLIKHESIETTLHKAKEVVPYVERLITKAKKGDLHNRRQVISSLQTVAVAHKLVDEIAPKLKGRVSGHLRIERTVARRGDNAQLARISFVDDLKEAPVAKKAVEKKAEAPAAKPATIKKPVAKKTPAKKEAQ from the coding sequence ATGCATCGTCACGGATATAAAGGAAGGAAATTCCACCGCGAACGCGACCAACGCCAAGCTCTTATCAAGAGTCTGGCTGAGAGCCTTATCAAGCATGAGTCTATAGAGACTACCTTGCACAAGGCCAAAGAAGTCGTGCCCTACGTGGAACGCCTGATCACCAAAGCTAAAAAGGGTGATTTACATAACCGCCGTCAGGTTATTAGCAGTCTGCAAACAGTTGCAGTCGCTCATAAATTGGTTGACGAGATTGCACCAAAGCTAAAAGGACGCGTTAGCGGCCATCTGCGCATTGAGCGCACTGTGGCTCGTCGTGGCGACAACGCCCAGCTAGCTCGCATAAGTTTTGTAGACGACCTCAAAGAAGCGCCCGTTGCCAAGAAAGCCGTAGAGAAAAAGGCTGAAGCACCTGCCGCAAAACCAGCTACCATCAAGAAACCAGTAGCCAAGAAAACTCCTGCCAAAAAGGAGGCTCAATAA
- the rplM gene encoding 50S ribosomal protein L13 has product MKTFSAKPSDVTRKWYVIDAAEAPVGRLATVAATLLTGKGKPTFTKHIDTGDFVIVVNADNLVVTGNKMEDKMYYRHSGFPGGLKETKLRHQMDKDSTHVIEHAIRGMLPVNKLRDDRLKRLKVYAGAEHNHAAQKPQKLNVKAEK; this is encoded by the coding sequence ATGAAAACTTTTAGCGCAAAACCATCAGACGTAACTCGCAAGTGGTACGTTATCGATGCCGCCGAAGCTCCCGTGGGCCGTCTGGCTACCGTAGCCGCCACATTGTTGACCGGCAAGGGTAAGCCAACGTTTACCAAGCATATCGACACCGGTGACTTCGTCATTGTTGTCAATGCAGACAACCTGGTTGTCACGGGCAACAAAATGGAAGACAAGATGTACTACCGTCATAGTGGCTTTCCTGGTGGACTAAAGGAAACCAAACTGCGTCACCAGATGGACAAAGATTCGACTCACGTTATCGAGCACGCTATTCGTGGCATGCTGCCCGTCAACAAGCTGCGCGATGACCGACTGAAGCGACTCAAGGTCTATGCCGGTGCCGAGCATAATCATGCCGCCCAGAAACCACAGAAACTTAATGTAAAGGCAGAGAAGTAA